In Candidatus Omnitrophota bacterium, a single window of DNA contains:
- a CDS encoding NUDIX hydrolase has protein sequence MDEGVVLVKRKNPPFGWALPGGFVDYGESLEEAVAREAKEETGLSLENLIQFHTYSQPDRDPRFHTISTVYIAQAKGNPQADSDASLVKIFSLKELDKVEFAFDHKKIIRDYLEKYKKASETSR, from the coding sequence ATGGATGAGGGCGTGGTTTTAGTAAAAAGAAAAAATCCTCCCTTTGGCTGGGCTTTGCCCGGAGGATTTGTGGATTATGGAGAAAGTCTTGAAGAAGCGGTGGCACGGGAGGCAAAAGAAGAAACCGGACTTAGTTTAGAAAACTTGATTCAATTTCACACCTATTCTCAACCCGACCGCGACCCCCGTTTTCATACTATTTCTACGGTTTATATTGCCCAAGCAAAAGGAAATCCTCAGGCAGATAGCGACGCTTCTTTAGTCAAGATTTTTAGCCTTAAGGAACTCGATAAGGTGGAATTTGCCTTTGACCATAAAAAGATTATCAGGGACTATCTAGAAAAGTATAAAAAAGCTTCGGAAACATCAAGATAA
- a CDS encoding response regulator, with product MEKKVLVVDDEEDIREIIKSRLISQGYNVLTAEDGMVALSIARREKPDLIILDIMMPNMDGYTTLKELRKDRIIGQTPVIILSVKEKDKMEDIFYFQNISDYIEKPFESEELIAKIKKVLGEK from the coding sequence ATGGAGAAGAAGGTTCTGGTTGTTGACGATGAAGAAGATATTCGGGAGATAATTAAAAGCAGACTCATCTCTCAAGGGTACAACGTGCTCACTGCCGAAGACGGTATGGTAGCGCTTTCCATTGCCCGAAGGGAAAAACCCGACCTGATTATTTTGGATATCATGATGCCCAATATGGATGGTTATACTACTTTAAAAGAGTTACGCAAAGATAGAATTATAGGGCAGACACCGGTGATTATCCTTTCGGTTAAAGAGAAAGATAAGATGGAGGACATTTTTTATTTTCAGAATATTTCCGATTACATTGAGAAACCTTTTGAGAGTGAAGAGTTAATCGCAAAGATAAAGAAAGTTTTGGGAGAGAAGTGA
- a CDS encoding ATP-binding protein, whose amino-acid sequence MGPRRIPRKEKGYLRYESILEVTSWWGLLLISWFIKWFYSDTRELPFLYLIVLSMVMCSLLFFRLFPPHVPQERKIYFWAITFTVSVLVFEHFTGGAESPFWFLYFLPLIVSTFAFKSPSVFLSLLFITYFLIALDALLVNEELNLPIIKNCFIKFIGLGFVSFFTYLLNKGAVKIKTELMSAYESLRDKQNEIERINTELKTQKETLLDTTKELQRANEYLKRLSKIKSDFVSIVSHELRTPLTSIRESISLILDGEAGEINSEQMKFLRIAEKNVERLNSLINDILDFSKLESGGTSVNPRRVNINTVVTGVYEAMYPAVQEKAIEIKMELSRDLSEVWVDSEKISQVITNILSNAIKFSPVGGTIWIRTRMLIIENKEQIEVSIRDSGPGIASEDMPKLFTPFSQLETPLTRKSRGTGLGLAISKDIIELHGGTVGVESEVGKGSEFYFRIPVYRKDIELNFILDEEINKHKTHQISFSLILIRPRKYEELRKNLFDKEWEELNRRVDEIVKRTVRGPKDRISHYREGEFLAIIAETNRQGAFKIVERIKEAIEKDEVINRISFLDLDFGVAVYPEEADKKELLISKAEEELLNRTLVNKEG is encoded by the coding sequence ATGGGACCCAGAAGGATACCCCGGAAAGAAAAAGGATATCTGAGGTATGAATCGATACTGGAAGTTACCTCATGGTGGGGCCTTTTGCTTATTTCCTGGTTCATCAAATGGTTCTATAGTGATACCCGGGAACTGCCTTTTCTCTATCTGATTGTCCTTAGCATGGTGATGTGTAGTCTGCTTTTTTTTCGCCTCTTCCCACCCCATGTTCCTCAAGAGAGAAAGATTTATTTCTGGGCAATTACTTTCACTGTTTCTGTTCTTGTCTTTGAGCATTTTACCGGTGGCGCAGAAAGTCCTTTCTGGTTTCTCTATTTTTTACCTTTAATTGTTTCCACTTTTGCTTTTAAAAGTCCTTCTGTTTTTCTTTCGTTACTTTTTATCACTTATTTTCTTATCGCTTTAGATGCTCTTTTAGTAAATGAGGAACTAAATCTTCCGATTATAAAAAATTGTTTCATAAAATTCATCGGTCTGGGTTTTGTAAGTTTCTTTACCTATCTTCTTAACAAGGGAGCGGTGAAAATAAAAACAGAACTAATGTCTGCTTATGAATCCTTAAGGGATAAACAGAATGAAATAGAGAGAATTAACACTGAACTAAAAACGCAGAAAGAAACTCTCTTAGATACTACCAAAGAATTACAGAGAGCAAATGAGTATCTTAAACGCCTTTCTAAAATAAAGAGTGATTTTGTCTCTATCGTTTCCCATGAACTCCGCACCCCTTTGACCTCAATCAGAGAAAGCATTTCCCTCATTTTGGATGGAGAAGCGGGAGAAATCAATTCTGAGCAGATGAAGTTCTTAAGGATTGCGGAAAAGAATGTTGAACGGCTTAACAGTTTGATAAACGATATTCTTGATTTTTCCAAGCTGGAATCGGGAGGAACAAGTGTAAATCCGCGTCGGGTTAATATTAATACGGTTGTTACTGGTGTCTATGAAGCGATGTATCCTGCTGTTCAGGAAAAGGCGATAGAGATAAAAATGGAACTGAGCAGAGATTTATCGGAGGTTTGGGTGGATTCAGAAAAAATAAGCCAGGTAATTACCAATATTCTAAGTAACGCCATAAAATTTTCTCCGGTGGGAGGGACAATCTGGATAAGAACAAGAATGCTCATCATAGAAAACAAGGAGCAGATAGAGGTTTCTATAAGAGATAGCGGGCCGGGGATTGCTTCCGAGGATATGCCCAAATTATTTACTCCCTTCTCTCAGCTGGAGACACCGCTTACTCGAAAAAGCAGAGGAACAGGTTTGGGGTTGGCTATTTCTAAGGATATTATTGAACTACATGGAGGAACTGTAGGTGTGGAATCTGAGGTGGGTAAAGGAAGCGAGTTTTATTTTCGCATTCCGGTCTATAGAAAAGATATAGAATTAAACTTTATCCTTGATGAAGAAATAAATAAGCACAAAACCCATCAAATAAGTTTCTCGCTCATCCTCATTAGACCCCGGAAGTATGAAGAATTGAGAAAGAATTTGTTTGATAAAGAGTGGGAGGAACTGAACAGAAGAGTGGATGAAATAGTCAAACGCACTGTGCGCGGACCAAAGGATAGAATTTCCCATTATCGGGAGGGAGAATTTTTAGCGATAATTGCCGAAACAAATAGGCAAGGGGCGTTTAAGATTGTAGAGCGTATAAAAGAGGCGATAGAGAAAGACGAGGTAATAAACAGAATTTCTTTCCTTGACTTAGACTTTGGTGTAGCAGTTTACCCCGAAGAGGCGGACAAGAAAGAGCTACTTATTTCAAAGGCAGAGGAGGAACTTCTGAATAGAACTTTGGTAAATAAGGAGGGATAG
- a CDS encoding ATP-binding protein has product MIQTNPFTPQSGLEPKFFSGRESALGEFLILMEQAKDNRAEHFLVLGEWGVGKTSLLKQFKKIAQKQGFWTSFCGINKSQAGEGLIPQLSLIIEEIMLGLPLKDEELVLLRKEFKLKGKKSHSLQIEFAKFLLRVWQEIKSPLAFVFLDDVQNFLPHVEIIDILRATLSREDMIEKTKFSFLLSSTPQGWQNFLDKHDPVGRFFRRRIIIEPFNREEVFRFIEGSLEGTGVDFTSPIKEKVFQYTQGHPYEVQLLSSHLFDSQLNGKVDENSWEVALRNTLRDLGREYFEVLFHKASDREKELLYIFSEKNRFLSLSDLRSIMILERKAKNFPIANIKNFVYRLEDKGLLKRRENTFMLTDSLFREYILKFKQDEETTRGG; this is encoded by the coding sequence ATGATTCAAACCAATCCGTTTACTCCCCAGTCAGGACTGGAGCCAAAGTTTTTTAGTGGCAGAGAAAGTGCTTTGGGAGAATTTTTGATTCTGATGGAACAAGCTAAAGATAATAGAGCAGAGCACTTTCTTGTCTTAGGGGAGTGGGGAGTGGGGAAAACTTCTCTTTTAAAGCAGTTCAAAAAGATTGCTCAAAAGCAGGGATTCTGGACATCCTTTTGCGGGATAAATAAGAGTCAAGCCGGCGAAGGATTAATTCCTCAGCTGAGTTTGATTATAGAAGAAATAATGCTTGGACTTCCCTTAAAGGATGAAGAACTTGTTCTGTTGCGAAAAGAGTTTAAATTAAAAGGAAAAAAGAGCCACTCCTTACAAATAGAATTTGCCAAATTTCTTCTGCGTGTTTGGCAGGAGATAAAATCTCCCCTTGCTTTTGTTTTTCTCGATGATGTTCAGAACTTTCTCCCGCATGTAGAGATTATCGATATTCTGCGTGCGACTTTAAGTCGCGAGGATATGATAGAAAAAACAAAATTTTCTTTTCTCCTCTCTTCCACTCCCCAAGGATGGCAGAATTTTCTGGACAAACACGACCCGGTGGGAAGATTTTTCCGGAGGCGGATTATTATTGAGCCGTTTAATCGCGAAGAGGTTTTTAGATTTATAGAAGGAAGTCTTGAGGGAACAGGTGTTGATTTTACCTCCCCCATAAAAGAAAAAGTTTTCCAGTATACCCAAGGGCATCCTTACGAAGTGCAACTTCTTTCCAGCCATCTTTTTGATTCCCAGTTGAACGGGAAAGTGGATGAGAACTCTTGGGAGGTGGCTTTGCGCAATACCTTGCGCGACTTAGGAAGAGAATATTTTGAAGTGCTTTTTCATAAAGCAAGCGACAGAGAGAAAGAACTGCTTTATATTTTTAGCGAGAAGAATCGCTTTTTAAGTCTTTCCGACCTGCGCTCAATTATGATTTTAGAGAGAAAAGCGAAAAATTTTCCCATCGCCAACATTAAAAATTTTGTTTATCGCTTAGAAGACAAAGGATTGTTAAAAAGAAGAGAAAACACCTTTATGCTTACCGATTCGCTGTTTAGAGAATATATTTTAAAATTTAAACAAGATGAAGAGACCACTCGTGGAGGATAA
- a CDS encoding ferredoxin: MIAKVNPDLCIGCELCVQTCPDVFTMAQDKARVKINPIPKNVEDSCRQAKEDCPVDAISVED, from the coding sequence ATGATTGCAAAAGTTAATCCTGATTTATGCATAGGTTGTGAACTTTGTGTCCAAACCTGTCCCGATGTTTTTACAATGGCGCAAGACAAGGCAAGAGTGAAGATAAATCCTATTCCCAAAAATGTAGAAGATAGCTGTCGTCAGGCAAAAGAAGATTGCCCGGTAGATGCAATTAGCGTAGAGGATTAG
- a CDS encoding response regulator, giving the protein MQDKKILVIDDEPDILKILKFRLEKAGYEVLTALDGIKGLELAVRDKPDLVILDIMMPGGDGYALCEKLRTISGTVGIPVIFLSAKAEPKDIAKGYESGAVYYLTKPYDAEVLLEMVKRALENPLGLGKEREKFLKKILVFTQDAIFIESIQKNFLNLTEPLFVKSIEDFENLPNLEIFDVVVVDLEMRGIDFKKLLKENQVRFRQGVRFVLIADPYLSGVEDIKSVISSPCAYLRRPFEIEEIVFNLRS; this is encoded by the coding sequence ATGCAAGATAAGAAAATTCTGGTGATTGATGACGAGCCAGATATTTTAAAGATTCTTAAATTTAGATTGGAGAAGGCAGGATACGAAGTTTTAACTGCCTTAGATGGAATAAAGGGTTTGGAATTAGCAGTGCGTGACAAACCCGATTTGGTTATTCTGGATATTATGATGCCTGGTGGAGATGGCTATGCACTCTGCGAAAAATTAAGAACCATCTCCGGCACAGTAGGAATACCGGTAATTTTTCTTTCTGCCAAGGCAGAGCCGAAGGATATTGCTAAAGGATACGAAAGCGGAGCGGTATACTATCTTACCAAACCTTACGATGCCGAAGTTTTGTTAGAGATGGTAAAGAGAGCCTTGGAGAATCCTCTGGGGCTGGGCAAGGAGAGAGAGAAGTTCTTGAAAAAAATACTGGTTTTTACCCAGGACGCAATTTTTATAGAATCTATTCAGAAAAATTTTCTAAATTTAACTGAACCGCTATTTGTAAAAAGTATTGAAGATTTTGAAAATTTACCCAATCTGGAAATTTTTGATGTTGTAGTCGTTGACCTTGAGATGAGAGGAATTGATTTCAAAAAACTTCTTAAAGAGAATCAGGTGCGATTTAGGCAAGGGGTGCGCTTTGTTCTAATTGCTGACCCTTATCTAAGCGGTGTAGAAGATATTAAGTCTGTAATTTCCTCTCCCTGCGCATACTTGCGTCGGCCTTTTGAAATAGAAGAAATTGTCTTTAACCTGCGTTCTTAA